From Argopecten irradians isolate NY chromosome 3, Ai_NY, whole genome shotgun sequence:
atattataatattgaaTGCTGACACGACCGAAGTGTAAATCGTTAGTTGTAACGGTATACCGATCCCTCGTTAGCTACAATTGTTTGCAActgatttataataataatcataTGAAAATATGTACCTTCCTCTCGTTCAATCAAATGTTAAGGAAGTATAAGACATTTGATTTTTGAACGGTGATCATAACTCAAATTGCAACAGAGTGGTAGGTTGATCTTGGCACGAGTTATCTTATAgccaaaacattaaatataaattacgGATGTCTTAAGTTCTTTCAATGTTCAAGTGTTGGCTTATAAGCAAGGTTAACCAAACGAAAAAAATCATATCGGAATAATGATTCTATGGTTTATATTCTATTTCTGTTAATTGTTTGGCTATGTGCCTCACACTCTTAAAATTTGAACTTTTTGTCgataaacaaacacaaataatccctttggaaatatttttgtcatgttTTTAATGCAGTGTTCGGTAGTTCAGTAACATATGTTGTAATAGAATAGTAGGAATACTCTGTTCATGATATCGACCTTACCAAGGTTGCTTACAAGATATATAAGCTTTTTCAGGAAAATGTCAAAATCATCAAGTTTAGCCGACATTAATTCAAATGTTCTAATGGCATAATAATTTGACTGATAATCTGGGGGAAAATGCACTATAATCTTATTtccattttctgccacttctgAGGAGCGAATTGTTATAGGTAAGCCGTATATGAGTAGACATATAGCTGAAGAGAACATATAGTGGTATACATGCATACAAGATATTTAAGTATTCATATGAGATACTATCTTATCATATCAAATGCGTCCACGAACAGTTATAGCTGGGATATTTATAAAGTCGAATTGGAACATGATATATTCATGCTCATTCATTATATTGATTCaagataaaacaattatttctGTCTATACATCATCTGCTGTCAGTATAccgtatacatttatatttgtatatatcgGGAATCGATGATCATACTAAAACATTCACCTGACCATAGTTCGTCTGTATCTAGCGGTAATTGTGACAAGTGATGATACAGCATCCTGTTTTTTGTTTCTTGCGCTTCTATTATCTACATACATTTTCCAGAGTTCTGGCGTTTTGAATATCTCTGTCCATTTCGTCCTACCCTGCATGGTATGAGAGTCTGTATCAGAGGCGTTCGCTATGGTTGATGACACGGGCCCGGACTCGGTGTCCGAGAACTCGTGCCGCAACACAGAAAGACTAGATAGGTCCCTTCCTACGGCCGTTGGAGAGTCATGCTCAGCATGAACTGACGCCAAAGCGTCATCGTTTCCATTTTTGATATCAGTATCTAGAACagagtcattttgaaattttacaccATTCTTCTGTTCAGAACGCTCGCCTGAAAGAATTGATTCCAAAGCGGCAGTAGCTTCATCATCTTTAAAGAATATTCGTGCCTTCATTAAAAGCTCTTTATTGTTATATCTGAGGATATCTATCAGATCATGGTTTGACGACTTCCGTTCTTTATGTCGTCTGTAGAGTTTGTGAAGTTCCTTGGTTACACGTTCGGCTCGCTTTATGAAATTGATCTGGGTCTCAGTGTTATGCTCGGA
This genomic window contains:
- the LOC138318775 gene encoding uncharacterized protein, with translation MSLIPEIGHLYHDFNISNAYTALDAREQLRTRQINAREDKQLGKYTEVLDKAKVICKRRREWEEDSMRRQLRVLQTKTPSLDRSLRQETERLRRYESTMMSRNSRSGMRTHSEMTSISGKGTLHTHQWPSHTMMSMPQSSRSRYGAESRRTFTSGTDSSSGSTTRSEHNTETQINFIKRAERVTKELHKLYRRHKERKSSNHDLIDILRYNNKELLMKARIFFKDDEATAALESILSGERSEQKNGVKFQNDSVLDTDIKNGNDDALASVHAEHDSPTAVGRDLSSLSVLRHEFSDTESGPVSSTIANASDTDSHTMQGRTKWTEIFKTPELWKMYVDNRSARNKKQDAVSSLVTITARYRRTMVR